The Parafrankia irregularis genome contains a region encoding:
- the pcrA gene encoding DNA helicase PcrA — MSTLFDDTFGPESLVDGLAPLGGAGSREGAAAGGAARGGAAGGGRASGDFGPAVLEAGAGRPRPPRLDPGELLEGLNPQQHAAVVHAGAPLLVVAGAGSGKTRVLTHRIAYLLAARGVRPGEILAITFTNKAAGEMKERVEALVGGRARAMWVSTFHSACVRILRSEAARLGYASSFSIYDAADAQRLLTLVTRDLDLDPKRHTAKALAVAISALKNELVDWETARDRAASHIERTVAEVYASYQQRLAQANALDFDDLIMMTVNLLQAFPDVAEHYRRRFRHVLVDEYQDTNHAQYVLVRELVGRPGPAGSTGAGAESAAVGQHGTGGEDAAGLAGAEYGGGGPVPASGALPPAELCVVGDADQSIYAFRGANIRNIVEFEQDYPNAAVILLEQNYRSTQTILSAANAVIARNAQRKAKRLWSDAGDGERIVGFVADNEHDEAAFVAEEIDRLSDDKLARPADVAVFYRTNAQSRVFEEIFIRVGLPYRVVGGVRFYERREIRDLLAYLRVLANPTDTVNLRRILNVPRRGIGDRAEAMISAFAERERIPFADALARVDEVPGVATRSARSVRDFVALLGDLRDLLPSGPLAVIEAVLERTGYLSELVAEDTIEAQGRVENLRELVGVVQEFTERRPDGSLAEFLEQVSLVADADQIPDDDGSDGVVTLMTLHSAKGLEFPVVFLTGLEDGVFPHLRTLGDPTELEEERRLAYVGVTRARARLYLTRAQVRSAWGQPAYNPPSRFLGEVPDALVEWRRLPEPAPATNSGRFAGSGAGSGGAGGFGGAGARPVNSPFGAKSSRPAARPIIDLNPGDRVTHDTFGLGVVVATSGVGDSRQAKIDFGSDAGTKDLLLRYAPVEKL; from the coding sequence ATGAGCACTCTTTTCGACGACACCTTTGGCCCTGAATCGCTGGTCGACGGTCTGGCACCCCTTGGTGGCGCGGGCTCGCGGGAGGGTGCGGCGGCCGGCGGTGCGGCGCGCGGCGGGGCCGCCGGCGGCGGTCGGGCGTCGGGCGACTTCGGCCCGGCGGTGCTCGAGGCCGGGGCGGGTCGCCCCAGGCCGCCTCGGCTCGACCCGGGCGAACTGCTGGAGGGGCTCAACCCGCAGCAGCACGCGGCGGTGGTGCACGCGGGCGCGCCGTTGCTCGTCGTCGCCGGTGCGGGCTCGGGCAAGACCCGGGTGCTGACCCACCGCATCGCCTACCTGCTCGCGGCGCGTGGCGTGCGGCCGGGCGAGATCCTCGCGATCACGTTCACGAACAAGGCCGCGGGGGAGATGAAGGAGCGCGTCGAGGCGCTCGTCGGCGGGCGGGCCAGAGCGATGTGGGTGAGCACGTTCCACTCGGCCTGCGTGCGCATTCTGCGCTCGGAGGCGGCGCGGCTCGGGTACGCCTCCTCCTTCTCCATCTACGACGCGGCGGATGCCCAGCGCCTGCTCACGTTGGTCACCCGCGATCTCGACCTCGACCCCAAGCGCCACACCGCCAAGGCGCTCGCGGTGGCGATCAGCGCTCTGAAGAACGAACTCGTCGACTGGGAGACGGCCCGGGACCGGGCCGCGAGCCACATCGAGCGAACCGTCGCCGAGGTGTACGCCTCCTACCAGCAGCGGCTCGCACAGGCGAACGCGCTGGACTTCGACGATCTGATCATGATGACGGTCAACCTGCTCCAGGCGTTCCCCGACGTCGCCGAGCACTACCGGCGGCGGTTCCGCCACGTGCTCGTCGACGAATACCAGGACACCAACCACGCCCAGTACGTCCTCGTCCGCGAGCTGGTCGGCCGCCCTGGTCCGGCCGGGAGCACGGGGGCGGGGGCCGAGTCGGCGGCGGTGGGCCAGCACGGCACGGGCGGCGAGGACGCTGCCGGGCTGGCGGGAGCGGAGTACGGCGGTGGCGGTCCGGTCCCCGCCTCCGGCGCCCTGCCGCCGGCGGAGCTGTGTGTGGTCGGGGACGCCGACCAGTCGATCTACGCCTTCCGCGGGGCGAACATCCGCAACATCGTCGAGTTCGAGCAGGACTACCCGAACGCGGCCGTCATCCTGCTGGAGCAGAACTACCGGTCCACCCAGACGATCCTCTCCGCGGCGAACGCGGTGATCGCGCGCAACGCCCAGCGCAAGGCGAAGCGCCTGTGGTCGGATGCCGGTGACGGGGAGCGGATCGTCGGCTTCGTCGCCGACAACGAGCATGACGAGGCCGCCTTCGTCGCGGAGGAGATCGACCGGCTCAGCGACGACAAGCTCGCCCGGCCGGCGGATGTGGCGGTCTTCTACCGGACGAACGCCCAGAGTCGGGTGTTCGAGGAGATCTTCATCCGGGTCGGGCTGCCGTACCGGGTGGTCGGCGGCGTCCGGTTCTACGAGCGCCGCGAGATCCGTGACCTGCTCGCCTACCTGCGGGTGCTGGCGAACCCGACGGACACGGTGAACCTGCGGCGGATTCTCAACGTTCCGCGCCGCGGGATCGGTGACCGCGCCGAGGCGATGATCTCGGCCTTCGCGGAGCGCGAGCGCATCCCGTTCGCCGACGCACTCGCCCGGGTGGACGAGGTGCCCGGGGTGGCGACCAGATCGGCCCGGTCGGTCCGGGACTTCGTGGCGCTGCTGGGCGATCTGCGTGACCTGCTGCCGAGCGGCCCACTGGCCGTGATCGAGGCGGTGCTGGAGCGGACGGGCTATCTCTCCGAGCTCGTCGCTGAGGACACCATCGAGGCCCAGGGGCGGGTCGAGAACCTGCGGGAGCTCGTCGGGGTGGTCCAGGAGTTCACCGAACGGCGTCCCGACGGCAGTCTGGCCGAGTTCCTGGAGCAGGTCTCGCTCGTCGCGGACGCGGACCAGATCCCCGACGACGACGGCTCCGACGGCGTCGTCACGCTGATGACGCTGCACAGCGCGAAGGGCCTGGAGTTCCCGGTCGTGTTCCTCACCGGGCTGGAGGACGGTGTCTTCCCGCACCTGCGCACGCTCGGGGATCCGACCGAGCTGGAGGAGGAACGGCGGCTGGCGTATGTGGGTGTCACCCGGGCCAGGGCACGGCTGTACCTCACCCGGGCCCAGGTCCGCAGCGCCTGGGGGCAGCCGGCCTACAACCCGCCCTCCCGGTTCCTCGGCGAGGTTCCGGATGCGCTCGTCGAATGGCGCCGGCTGCCCGAGCCGGCTCCGGCCACCAACAGCGGGCGCTTCGCCGGCTCAGGCGCGGGCTCGGGCGGGGCAGGCGGCTTCGGTGGCGCCGGTGCGAGGCCGGTGAACTCCCCGTTCGGGGCGAAAAGCTCCCGGCCGGCCGCGCGCCCGATCATCGACCTGAATCCCGGCGACCGGGTCACCCATGACACGTTCGGCCTCGGGGTCGTCGTGGCGACGAGCGGAGTCGGTGACTCCCGCCAGGCCAAGATCGACTTCGGCTCCGACGCCGGGACGAAGGATCTCCTGCTGCGGTACGCGCCGGTGGAGAAGCTCTGA
- a CDS encoding DUF742 domain-containing protein yields the protein MSIDPENAPGPVVRPYAMTGGRTRSRYELAIEALVFTTPLGEERALSLNLEQQTIAAMCRQVRSIAEIAAGLRVPLGVARVLVGDMADEGFVRVHQQPDRDEAPDLALLERVLSGLRKL from the coding sequence GTGAGCATCGATCCCGAGAACGCGCCCGGACCGGTCGTCCGCCCCTACGCGATGACCGGTGGGCGGACTCGGTCCCGTTACGAGCTCGCCATAGAGGCACTCGTCTTCACAACCCCGCTCGGTGAGGAGCGGGCACTAAGCCTCAACCTGGAGCAGCAGACCATCGCTGCCATGTGCCGGCAGGTGCGGTCAATCGCTGAGATCGCCGCCGGTCTGAGGGTGCCTCTCGGGGTCGCCCGCGTCCTGGTAGGCGACATGGCGGACGAAGGCTTCGTCCGCGTCCACCAGCAGCCGGACCGCGATGAGGCGCCGGATCTCGCGTTGCTCGAAAGGGTTCTCAGTGGCCTTCGAAAGCTCTGA
- the guaA gene encoding glutamine-hydrolyzing GMP synthase, which translates to MNESPRGSYGSTDAHPGYDTVLVIDFGAQYAQLIARRVRECHVYSEIVPWDMPVAEILARRPAALILSGGPKSVYSPGAPRVDPALFSAGIPVLGICYGHQVMAQALEGTVARTGTAEYGATRLQVSDPGVLFDGLAVSQQVWMSHGDSVTAAPPGFRVTASTPSTPVAAFEDPDRRLYGVQFHPEVVHSERGMDVLRHFLLAGAGCRPSWTMLNIVDEAVAAVRKQVGGGRLICGLSGGVDSAVAAALVQRAVGDALTCVFVDHGLLRAGEAEQVERDFVASTGVELVHVKAADRFAAALAGVTDPEQKRKIIGREFIRVFEEAARELDARAEAEGARIGFLVQGTLYPDVIESGSPTAAKIKSHHNVGGLPDDLQFALVEPLRTLFKDEVRHLGEELGLPEEIVWRQPFPGPGLAVRIIGEVTPERLDIVRAADAVVREEIRRAGLDREIWQVFAVLLADVRSVGVQGDERTYGCPVVLRAVTSEDAMTADWARLPAALLERISNRVVNEVPQVNRVVYDITSKPPGTIEWE; encoded by the coding sequence GTGAACGAGTCACCTCGTGGCAGCTATGGCTCCACCGATGCACATCCCGGATACGACACCGTTCTTGTGATCGACTTCGGCGCGCAGTACGCCCAGTTGATCGCTCGCCGTGTGCGTGAGTGCCATGTGTACTCGGAGATCGTCCCGTGGGATATGCCGGTCGCGGAGATCCTGGCTCGCCGTCCGGCAGCGTTGATCCTTTCGGGTGGCCCGAAGTCGGTCTACTCGCCGGGCGCCCCGCGGGTCGATCCGGCCCTCTTCTCCGCCGGGATCCCGGTCCTCGGGATCTGCTACGGCCACCAGGTGATGGCCCAGGCGCTGGAGGGGACGGTCGCGCGTACCGGCACCGCCGAGTACGGGGCGACCCGCCTGCAGGTGAGCGACCCCGGAGTGCTCTTCGACGGGCTCGCCGTCTCCCAGCAGGTGTGGATGTCCCACGGTGACTCGGTGACGGCGGCGCCCCCCGGGTTCAGGGTGACCGCCTCGACCCCGTCGACGCCGGTCGCGGCGTTCGAGGATCCCGATCGTCGCCTCTACGGCGTGCAGTTCCATCCCGAGGTCGTCCACAGCGAGCGGGGGATGGACGTCCTGCGTCACTTCCTGCTCGCGGGAGCGGGCTGCCGGCCGTCCTGGACGATGCTCAACATCGTCGACGAGGCGGTCGCCGCCGTGCGCAAGCAGGTGGGCGGCGGTCGCCTCATCTGCGGTCTGTCTGGCGGCGTCGACTCGGCGGTGGCGGCCGCGTTGGTGCAGCGGGCCGTCGGGGATGCGTTGACCTGCGTGTTCGTCGACCACGGCCTGCTCCGGGCGGGGGAGGCCGAGCAGGTCGAACGCGACTTCGTCGCCTCGACCGGCGTCGAACTGGTGCACGTGAAGGCGGCCGACCGGTTCGCGGCGGCACTGGCCGGTGTCACCGATCCCGAGCAGAAGCGGAAGATCATCGGCCGCGAGTTCATCCGGGTCTTCGAGGAGGCCGCACGCGAGCTCGACGCGCGGGCCGAGGCCGAGGGCGCCAGGATCGGATTCCTTGTGCAGGGCACGCTGTATCCCGACGTCATCGAGTCGGGCTCGCCGACCGCGGCAAAGATCAAGTCCCATCACAATGTCGGTGGCCTTCCCGACGACCTGCAGTTCGCGCTGGTCGAGCCACTGCGCACGCTTTTCAAGGACGAGGTCCGCCACCTCGGCGAGGAACTCGGGCTCCCCGAGGAGATCGTCTGGCGCCAGCCTTTCCCCGGGCCCGGGCTGGCCGTGCGGATCATCGGCGAGGTGACGCCCGAGCGGCTCGACATCGTGCGTGCCGCAGACGCGGTGGTCCGCGAGGAGATCCGCCGGGCCGGGCTCGACCGCGAGATCTGGCAGGTCTTCGCGGTGCTGCTCGCGGATGTTCGGTCGGTGGGGGTCCAGGGCGACGAGCGGACCTACGGTTGCCCGGTGGTTCTTCGTGCCGTGACCAGTGAGGACGCGATGACGGCCGACTGGGCCCGGCTGCCTGCCGCGTTGCTGGAGCGCATCAGCAACCGGGTCGTCAACGAGGTGCCGCAGGTGAACCGGGTCGTCTACGACATCACGTCGAAGCCGCCCGGCACGATTGAGTGGGAGTAA
- a CDS encoding GTP-binding protein — MAFESSDHRRVNSAVATTSVKIVVAGGFGAGKTTFVGSVSEIVPLRTEAVMTEAGAHVDDLTHLVDKTTTTVAMDFGRVSLDEDLILYLFGTPGQYRFWFMWDDIVRGAIGAIVLADTRRLADCFAAVDYFEQRQLPFVIGVNCFDGVLRHSIEDVREALQISQAVPIITCDARNRDSTKSALIAVVEHTMSRAAART; from the coding sequence GTGGCCTTCGAAAGCTCTGACCACAGACGGGTCAACTCCGCCGTCGCCACCACATCGGTCAAGATCGTGGTGGCGGGCGGGTTCGGCGCCGGCAAGACGACGTTCGTGGGCTCCGTGTCCGAGATCGTCCCGCTGCGCACCGAGGCCGTCATGACCGAGGCCGGCGCACACGTCGACGACCTCACTCATCTCGTTGACAAGACCACCACGACCGTGGCGATGGACTTCGGCCGTGTCTCCCTGGACGAGGACCTGATCCTCTATCTGTTCGGGACCCCCGGGCAGTACCGGTTCTGGTTCATGTGGGACGACATCGTCCGCGGTGCGATCGGCGCGATCGTGCTGGCGGACACCCGGCGTCTCGCGGACTGCTTCGCGGCGGTCGACTACTTCGAGCAGCGTCAGCTCCCCTTCGTCATCGGGGTGAACTGCTTCGACGGCGTTCTTCGGCACTCCATCGAGGACGTGCGGGAGGCGCTGCAGATCAGCCAGGCCGTGCCGATCATCACCTGCGACGCGCGCAACCGCGACTCGACCAAGAGCGCGCTGATCGCGGTCGTCGAGCACACGATGTCGCGCGCGGCGGCACGGACCTGA
- a CDS encoding threonine ammonia-lyase — protein sequence MTSPSVRRPPADGAGSSRADDPTDADGAGERQGGATGALARISPQSAVPAPERARGTLPARRPSGGRTAPRARGCDAAGLRPAGLAGSLGLAGSSGLAGTAGLAGSFGLSGGPVRAGVSGLPVDLAEVTAAAGRLGGVARRTRVVPAAGSLTGHVGAPVWLKCEHEQHTGSFKLRGAFNRIATAGPRARARGVVAASAGNHAQGVAFAAAHFGVAATIFVPEGANPAKVARTRALGARVEHVPGGVDAALRAADAYAAASGGLLVHPFDDAAVIAGQATIGLELLEQVPELSTVIVGVGGGGLLSGLAVALSGLRPDVRVIGVQAAAAPAFASSFHTARRLVVPPGAAGSGAGCLADAGQAGAATGTVADGMAVGAPGRLTLALAERLVDDVVTVDEDAFWEAMVALRRSGHRVEPAGAAGVAALLRMPELAGGVTAVVLSGGNLDPAVDTRVAALAADASAGARTNAPG from the coding sequence ATGACATCACCATCAGTAAGAAGGCCGCCGGCTGATGGCGCCGGGTCGTCCCGCGCGGACGACCCGACCGACGCCGACGGCGCCGGAGAACGTCAGGGCGGGGCAACGGGGGCCCTCGCCCGGATCAGTCCGCAGTCAGCCGTGCCGGCGCCCGAACGCGCCCGAGGCACGCTGCCCGCCCGCCGCCCGTCCGGTGGGCGCACCGCTCCCCGCGCCCGCGGTTGTGACGCGGCCGGGCTGCGTCCCGCCGGCCTTGCTGGCAGCTTGGGACTGGCTGGCAGCTCGGGGCTGGCTGGCACCGCTGGGCTGGCTGGCAGCTTCGGCCTGTCCGGCGGTCCTGTCCGCGCTGGCGTTTCCGGCCTGCCGGTCGATCTCGCCGAGGTCACCGCGGCCGCCGGGCGGCTGGGCGGTGTGGCGCGTCGTACCCGGGTCGTGCCGGCGGCCGGGAGTCTGACCGGGCATGTCGGTGCGCCGGTCTGGCTCAAGTGCGAGCACGAGCAGCACACCGGTTCCTTCAAGCTGCGGGGCGCGTTCAACCGGATCGCGACCGCGGGGCCGCGGGCACGCGCGCGGGGAGTCGTCGCGGCGAGCGCCGGCAACCACGCCCAGGGCGTCGCCTTCGCGGCGGCTCATTTCGGCGTCGCCGCGACCATCTTCGTGCCCGAGGGCGCGAACCCGGCCAAGGTCGCGCGTACCCGTGCGCTGGGCGCCCGCGTCGAGCACGTACCGGGGGGCGTCGACGCCGCGCTGCGAGCCGCCGACGCCTACGCCGCCGCCAGCGGTGGCCTGCTGGTCCACCCGTTCGACGACGCGGCTGTCATCGCGGGCCAGGCAACGATCGGGCTGGAGCTCCTGGAACAGGTGCCGGAGCTCTCGACAGTGATCGTCGGGGTCGGTGGTGGGGGTCTGCTGAGTGGTCTGGCGGTGGCGCTCAGTGGCCTGCGGCCGGACGTACGCGTGATCGGCGTTCAGGCGGCCGCCGCGCCGGCGTTCGCGTCGTCCTTTCACACCGCCCGCCGTCTGGTCGTCCCACCGGGCGCTGCCGGTAGCGGCGCGGGCTGCCTCGCCGATGCCGGCCAGGCCGGGGCAGCCACGGGAACCGTGGCCGACGGCATGGCGGTCGGCGCGCCCGGCCGGCTTACCCTGGCACTGGCCGAACGGCTGGTGGACGACGTCGTCACGGTCGACGAGGACGCGTTCTGGGAGGCGATGGTCGCGCTGCGGCGGTCGGGCCACCGGGTGGAGCCCGCGGGAGCCGCCGGCGTCGCGGCCCTGCTGCGGATGCCCGAGCTCGCGGGCGGTGTCACGGCGGTGGTGCTCTCCGGCGGCAATCTCGACCCCGCGGTGGACACCAGGGTGGCCGCGCTCGCGGCCGACGCGTCCGCCGGCGCTCGGACGAACGCGCCTGGGTGA
- a CDS encoding sensor histidine kinase encodes MEDNGHHGDQPPTPPRPERAGGRGLRQTVTDPTNWRVRTKLIAILAVPVVAILVNSSIQAASVLTSTRDVNRIRDLIEINRSASTLVHALQEERTYTAGRIASSGSSSGGGSGSSAVASVAARQTATNDALTSYQNIVKRHQGSFGPEVRNSLRDTTNALGHLANLRKASTTMADPSSVRAAYSPLITSLIDLVVLIPQGNDDPTLLRSVNAADHLVRANEEIATTQTLAYSVILSADPFSTDDYREFLTAHSQRIELVRAFEEDATPAQLSRFREKLNPDESLDIKSTDLYTEQILEATTGQKLASPPSEKWARATQEWINLSSEVDATLFNDIDDRVDELRGSIQRGALLSGLLIVFILASALLAAVVVARSLVRPLLSLRTAALDVAGRRLPEAVRRLRDSSDQTLNDDVEPIGIDSDEEIGEVARAFDAVHREAVRLASEQAVLRNNVNAMFVNLSRRSQGLVERQLRLIDDLENREQDPDQLANLFKLDHLATRMRRNNESLLVLAGTDTARRWTHPVPVNEVVLAAISEVEQYTRVKQTGAAPVSIAGSGVSDVVHLIAELLENATSYSPPVTDVLVSSHSLGPGAGAMIEIEDQGIGMPAKELERVNDRLANPPVVDVSVSRTMGLFAVGRLASRHGIRVQLRESASGGITAVVRLPAKLVTGDSGATPSGPRPAALSPGTGGRDAAALPPARGNALPPAPERNGLGAGLQTTNFSPVVDPAAASAAGGSSYAPASNGLGRDPGFGQPASGGFATPGGASLFDGSRSDRSDRSDRNGQYARDPRGYRDNTSDRAPAGAEPGGGDSTGSYPMHGRGPEDSGEFSLEALNSGPLPLPYRDGAGYGGPHSGEQPRAYAPPTGRRELEQAPEPGPDLADTGGFSTDTGGYSLDTGGFSTDTGGFPLMDGRYDEAPPSGPLPVGPVTGPTQMYSEPDTDALQRPGGVFNRAPSRPSPEPNDAFPQTGPNLAAAFRSNRGVDPTQSGPLARTAFGRGEDTGEIVADEQEGDDALTTPIFDSVSAWFQRRTPEPADGAANGQQAPVRPGPVRGQGPARPAAASVSGTPLPRRPQPQAPARPGMPPAAAPRVPTRGEPLLESPARGMRRPGAGIPAPAAAQAPRPMPQTGPQRLTPTGPAAGQTADGSWSSAGDEGWKAAEQLRQPSTGGTTRSGLPVRVPMTHLVPGSAEPAPRRRPPEPTTRSPEAVGGRLASFYQGVRQGRDVGVDTTRNPRRDAQEER; translated from the coding sequence GTGGAAGACAACGGACACCACGGCGACCAGCCCCCGACGCCGCCACGACCGGAACGAGCCGGTGGGCGCGGCCTTCGTCAGACGGTGACCGACCCGACCAACTGGCGGGTACGCACCAAGCTGATCGCGATTCTCGCCGTGCCCGTCGTGGCCATCCTGGTCAACTCCTCGATCCAGGCGGCCTCCGTGCTGACCAGCACTCGGGACGTCAACCGGATCCGCGACCTCATCGAGATCAACCGATCGGCGTCCACCCTCGTCCACGCCCTGCAGGAGGAGCGGACCTACACCGCCGGCAGGATCGCCTCCAGCGGCAGCAGCAGCGGTGGCGGCAGCGGGAGCAGTGCCGTGGCGTCCGTAGCCGCCCGGCAGACGGCGACGAACGACGCGCTCACCAGCTACCAGAACATCGTCAAGCGGCACCAGGGGTCCTTCGGGCCCGAGGTCCGCAACTCGCTGCGTGACACCACCAACGCCCTGGGCCATCTGGCCAACCTGCGCAAGGCCAGCACCACCATGGCGGACCCGAGCTCGGTGCGCGCCGCATACTCGCCCCTGATCACCTCCCTGATCGACCTGGTGGTCCTGATCCCCCAGGGAAATGACGATCCGACGCTGCTGCGCAGCGTCAACGCCGCCGATCACCTCGTTCGCGCGAACGAGGAAATCGCGACGACGCAGACCCTCGCGTACAGCGTCATCCTGAGCGCTGATCCATTCTCGACCGATGACTACCGCGAGTTCCTCACCGCTCACTCACAGCGGATCGAGTTGGTCCGCGCGTTCGAGGAAGACGCGACTCCCGCTCAGCTCAGCCGCTTCCGGGAGAAGCTCAACCCCGACGAGAGCCTGGACATCAAGAGCACTGATCTCTACACGGAGCAGATACTCGAGGCCACCACTGGCCAAAAGCTCGCGTCTCCGCCGTCAGAGAAGTGGGCTCGAGCCACCCAGGAATGGATCAACCTCAGCTCCGAGGTGGACGCCACCCTGTTCAACGACATCGATGATCGGGTGGACGAGCTGCGCGGCAGCATTCAGCGCGGCGCGCTGCTCTCCGGTCTGCTGATCGTCTTCATTCTCGCCAGCGCCCTGCTGGCGGCCGTGGTCGTCGCCCGGTCGCTGGTCCGGCCGCTGCTCTCACTGCGAACGGCCGCACTCGACGTCGCCGGCCGACGGCTGCCCGAGGCCGTCCGCCGACTGCGCGACTCCAGTGATCAGACCCTCAACGACGACGTCGAGCCGATCGGTATCGACTCCGACGAGGAGATCGGTGAAGTCGCGCGGGCGTTCGACGCGGTCCACCGGGAGGCGGTCCGGCTCGCCTCCGAGCAGGCCGTCCTGCGGAACAACGTCAACGCGATGTTCGTGAACCTCTCCCGGCGAAGCCAGGGACTCGTCGAGCGGCAGCTCCGCCTGATCGACGATCTGGAGAACCGTGAGCAGGACCCGGACCAGCTCGCCAACCTCTTCAAGCTCGACCACCTCGCCACCCGTATGCGGCGGAACAACGAGTCGCTGCTGGTTCTCGCCGGCACGGACACCGCGCGGCGGTGGACCCACCCCGTCCCGGTCAACGAGGTCGTACTCGCGGCCATCTCCGAGGTGGAGCAGTACACCCGGGTCAAGCAGACCGGTGCCGCGCCGGTCTCCATCGCCGGCAGCGGTGTGAGCGACGTCGTCCACCTGATCGCCGAGCTGCTCGAGAACGCCACGTCCTACTCCCCACCGGTCACGGACGTCCTGGTCTCCAGCCACTCACTCGGCCCGGGTGCCGGCGCCATGATCGAGATCGAGGACCAGGGCATCGGCATGCCCGCGAAGGAGCTCGAGCGGGTCAACGACCGCCTCGCCAACCCGCCGGTCGTCGACGTCTCCGTCTCCCGGACCATGGGTCTGTTCGCCGTCGGTCGGCTGGCCAGCCGGCACGGCATCCGCGTCCAGCTGCGCGAGTCCGCCTCCGGCGGCATCACCGCGGTTGTCCGGCTGCCAGCGAAGCTGGTCACCGGTGACAGCGGAGCCACCCCGAGCGGCCCACGCCCGGCCGCCCTCAGCCCGGGCACGGGTGGTCGGGACGCCGCCGCCCTCCCGCCCGCGCGCGGCAACGCCCTACCCCCTGCCCCCGAGCGCAACGGGCTGGGAGCAGGCCTGCAGACCACGAACTTCAGCCCCGTCGTGGATCCTGCGGCAGCCTCGGCGGCCGGCGGCTCCTCGTACGCGCCCGCCAGCAACGGGCTCGGCCGGGACCCCGGTTTCGGGCAGCCGGCGAGCGGGGGCTTCGCCACCCCCGGCGGGGCGTCGCTGTTCGACGGCTCCCGGTCCGACCGATCCGACCGGTCCGACCGCAACGGCCAGTACGCGCGTGACCCTCGCGGCTACCGGGACAACACCTCTGACCGGGCTCCCGCCGGTGCCGAACCAGGCGGCGGCGACTCGACCGGCTCCTACCCGATGCACGGGCGCGGCCCGGAGGACTCCGGCGAGTTCTCCCTGGAGGCCCTCAACTCCGGTCCGCTTCCGCTGCCCTACCGCGACGGCGCCGGCTACGGCGGACCGCACTCCGGCGAGCAGCCCCGCGCCTACGCGCCTCCAACGGGGCGACGTGAGCTGGAACAGGCACCGGAGCCCGGCCCTGACCTCGCCGACACCGGTGGCTTCTCCACAGACACCGGCGGCTACTCCCTCGACACCGGTGGCTTCTCCACGGACACCGGCGGCTTCCCCCTCATGGATGGCCGCTACGACGAGGCACCGCCCTCCGGTCCGCTGCCCGTCGGGCCGGTCACCGGCCCCACCCAGATGTACAGCGAGCCGGACACCGACGCTCTGCAGCGGCCGGGCGGGGTCTTCAACCGGGCGCCCAGCCGACCCAGCCCCGAGCCGAACGACGCGTTCCCCCAGACCGGCCCGAACCTCGCCGCGGCCTTCCGGAGCAACCGGGGGGTGGACCCGACGCAGAGCGGCCCGCTCGCCCGGACCGCCTTCGGGCGCGGAGAGGACACCGGCGAGATCGTCGCGGACGAGCAGGAGGGGGATGACGCCCTCACCACGCCGATCTTCGATTCGGTCTCGGCCTGGTTCCAGCGCAGGACACCTGAGCCCGCCGACGGTGCGGCCAACGGCCAGCAGGCCCCGGTCCGCCCGGGCCCGGTCCGCGGTCAGGGCCCGGCCCGACCAGCGGCCGCATCGGTGTCGGGGACGCCTCTGCCACGGCGGCCCCAGCCGCAGGCACCAGCCCGACCGGGTATGCCACCGGCGGCCGCACCGCGGGTACCGACGCGGGGCGAACCCCTTCTCGAATCCCCCGCTCGGGGGATGCGCCGCCCAGGGGCCGGGATTCCGGCACCCGCGGCGGCACAGGCGCCGCGGCCGATGCCGCAGACCGGGCCGCAGCGTCTGACCCCCACCGGGCCGGCCGCCGGCCAGACCGCCGACGGCTCCTGGTCTTCGGCGGGTGACGAGGGCTGGAAGGCCGCGGAGCAGCTCCGTCAGCCCAGCACCGGCGGCACCACACGGTCCGGACTACCGGTTCGAGTTCCCATGACCCATCTCGTGCCCGGCAGCGCCGAACCAGCGCCCCGCCGGCGTCCCCCCGAGCCGACGACACGCTCGCCAGAGGCTGTCGGTGGACGGCTCGCCAGCTTCTACCAGGGCGTGCGGCAGGGACGTGATGTCGGAGTCGACACCACGAGGAACCCCCGACGTGACGCGCAGGAGGAACGGTGA
- a CDS encoding roadblock/LC7 domain-containing protein: MTPVSTEAQNLNWLINNFVDRVPGVAHTVVVSADGLLLAVSDGFPRDRADQLAAVASGLVSLTGGAARVFEAGAVTQTVVEMELGFLFIMAISDGASMAVLAAPSCDIGLVGYEMALLVTRAKDVLTPALRAELQGTLPR, from the coding sequence GTGACACCCGTGAGTACCGAGGCTCAGAACCTCAACTGGTTGATCAACAACTTTGTTGACCGGGTTCCGGGCGTCGCCCACACCGTGGTGGTTTCCGCCGACGGACTGTTGTTGGCTGTTTCGGACGGTTTCCCCCGGGACCGGGCCGACCAGCTCGCCGCGGTCGCCTCTGGGCTGGTGAGCCTCACCGGCGGCGCCGCCCGGGTGTTCGAGGCCGGAGCCGTGACGCAGACCGTCGTCGAGATGGAACTCGGCTTCCTGTTCATCATGGCCATCAGCGACGGGGCCAGCATGGCGGTACTCGCCGCGCCGTCCTGTGACATCGGCCTTGTCGGCTACGAGATGGCATTGCTCGTCACCCGTGCCAAGGACGTCCTCACGCCGGCTCTGCGAGCCGAGCTGCAGGGAACGCTTCCGCGGTGA